In Arthrobacter sp. SLBN-83, one DNA window encodes the following:
- the rbfA gene encoding 30S ribosome-binding factor RbfA, with protein MADPARAAKLAQRIKVVVAEALGRRIKDPRVEGVTVTDARVTNDLQHATVYYTVFGDQAVQADAAKGLEKAKGVLRQEVGRNITARLTPTLEFVADQIPVNASNLEELLREARKRDAEVAALAANARHAGDADPYKSDASGDVDIDEDDFDEEDLDLNDDEDLDEDGNK; from the coding sequence ATGGCTGATCCGGCACGTGCTGCCAAGTTGGCGCAGCGGATTAAGGTTGTTGTTGCTGAGGCCCTGGGCCGGCGGATCAAGGATCCTCGGGTTGAAGGCGTTACCGTTACTGATGCCCGCGTGACCAATGACCTGCAGCACGCCACTGTGTACTACACCGTCTTCGGGGACCAGGCTGTCCAGGCTGATGCTGCCAAGGGGCTTGAAAAGGCCAAGGGTGTGCTTCGGCAGGAAGTGGGCCGGAACATCACCGCCCGCCTGACCCCCACCCTCGAATTCGTCGCCGACCAGATCCCGGTCAACGCCTCCAACCTGGAGGAACTGCTGCGGGAGGCCCGGAAGCGGGACGCCGAGGTGGCAGCCCTTGCCGCCAACGCCCGCCACGCAGGCGACGCCGACCCGTACAAGTCCGATGCGTCCGGTGACGTGGACATCGACGAGGACGACTTCGACGAAGAGGACCTGGACCTCAACGACGATGAGGACCTCGACGAGGACGGCAACAAGTAA
- the infB gene encoding translation initiation factor IF-2: MAKVRVHELAKELGITSKDAVTKLQELGEFVRSASSTIEAPVVRKLRNAFPDAAAKSSAPAAAPAAAPKAPAPAAGTRPSAPAPGPAAPKAPAPKAQAPAPAAPAAPAQAAAPAAPATPAAPAAPASGAPASSAPSAGAPSTGAKPGARPAPKADAPAPSARPGGSGPRPGGPRPGNNPFATSQGMPRGRGGDGDRAPRPGNNPFATSQGMPRPGGSRTDGDRPGGPRPAAGAGGPRPGGPRPAAGAGGPRPAAGAGGPRPGAPRPGGPRPTPGMMPNRTERPAPAGAGRPGGGRGPGRPGGAPGTGGPGGGGAPAGGGFGKGGRGRGGTQGAFGKGGAGRGKQRKSKRAKRQELEQMSAPSLGGVSVPRGDGNTVIRLRRGSSITDFADKIEANPAALVTVLFHLGEMATATQSLDEDTFALLGEELGYKLQVVSPEDEERELLSSFDIDFEAELEAEGDEELEARPPVVTVMGHVDHGKTRLLDAIRKSDVMAGEHGGITQHIGAYQVTHNHEGDDRKITFIDTPGHEAFTAMRARGAKVTDIAILVVAADDGVMPQTVEALNHAQAANVPIVVAVNKIDKEGANPEKVRGQLTEYGLVPEEYGGDTMFVEVSARQNLHIDELLEAVLLTADAALDMRANPNKDARGIAIEANLDKGRGAVATVLVQSGTLRVGDTIVAGTAHGRVRAMFDDDGSALTEAGPSRPVQVLGLSNVPRAGDTFFVTADERTARQIAEKREAADRNAALAKRRKRISLEDFDQAVAEGKIDTLNLILKGDVSGAVEALEDALLKIDVGEGVQLRVIHRGVGAITQNDVNLATVDSAVIIGFNVKPAERVAELADREGVDMRFYSVIYAAIDDIEAALKGMLKPEYEEVQLGTAEVREVFRSSKFGNIAGSIVRSGIIRRNAKARVSRDGKIIGDNLTVESLKRFKDDATEVRTDFECGIGLGSYNDITEGDIIETFEMREKPRV, encoded by the coding sequence GTGGCCAAGGTCCGCGTACATGAGCTCGCCAAAGAGCTCGGTATAACTTCCAAAGATGCAGTGACAAAACTGCAGGAACTGGGCGAATTCGTTCGCTCTGCCTCTTCAACCATTGAGGCCCCCGTTGTGCGTAAACTGCGCAACGCCTTCCCCGATGCCGCCGCAAAGTCGTCGGCTCCGGCGGCAGCGCCTGCCGCTGCGCCCAAGGCGCCTGCCCCCGCGGCAGGAACACGCCCTTCAGCACCGGCCCCCGGCCCGGCTGCGCCCAAGGCTCCGGCCCCCAAGGCGCAGGCACCGGCTCCGGCCGCTCCCGCTGCTCCTGCACAGGCAGCAGCCCCGGCAGCCCCCGCCACGCCTGCCGCTCCCGCGGCTCCGGCTTCCGGTGCGCCGGCTTCCAGCGCCCCGTCCGCTGGTGCCCCGTCCACCGGCGCCAAGCCCGGTGCGCGTCCGGCACCCAAGGCTGACGCCCCGGCTCCCTCCGCCCGTCCGGGTGGTTCAGGGCCCCGTCCCGGCGGTCCCCGTCCGGGCAATAACCCATTCGCCACCTCGCAGGGCATGCCCCGCGGCCGCGGCGGAGACGGTGACCGTGCACCCCGTCCGGGCAACAACCCGTTCGCCACCTCCCAGGGCATGCCCCGTCCGGGTGGCAGCCGTACGGACGGCGACCGCCCCGGTGGTCCCCGTCCCGCAGCAGGCGCCGGCGGACCGCGCCCTGGTGGGCCGCGTCCCGCAGCCGGTGCCGGTGGTCCCCGCCCCGCAGCAGGCGCCGGCGGCCCCCGTCCGGGCGCACCGCGCCCCGGTGGTCCCCGTCCTACTCCCGGCATGATGCCCAACCGCACTGAGCGTCCCGCACCCGCAGGTGCAGGCCGTCCCGGCGGCGGCCGCGGTCCCGGACGCCCCGGCGGCGCTCCCGGCACCGGTGGTCCCGGTGGCGGCGGTGCTCCCGCCGGCGGTGGCTTCGGCAAGGGCGGCCGCGGCCGCGGCGGCACCCAGGGTGCCTTCGGCAAGGGCGGCGCAGGCCGTGGCAAGCAGCGCAAGTCCAAGCGCGCAAAGCGCCAGGAACTTGAGCAGATGAGTGCCCCGTCGCTGGGTGGCGTGAGCGTACCCCGCGGCGACGGCAACACCGTCATCCGGCTTCGCCGAGGTTCTTCCATCACGGACTTCGCCGACAAGATCGAGGCAAACCCCGCCGCACTGGTCACCGTGCTGTTCCACCTTGGTGAAATGGCCACCGCCACCCAGTCGCTGGACGAGGACACCTTCGCCCTGCTCGGCGAGGAACTCGGCTACAAGCTCCAGGTCGTCTCCCCGGAGGACGAGGAGCGCGAGCTGCTCTCCAGCTTCGACATCGACTTTGAAGCCGAACTCGAAGCCGAAGGCGACGAGGAACTCGAGGCACGTCCGCCGGTAGTCACCGTCATGGGCCACGTGGACCACGGTAAAACCCGCCTGCTGGATGCCATCCGCAAGTCCGACGTCATGGCGGGCGAGCACGGCGGCATCACCCAGCACATCGGTGCCTACCAGGTCACGCACAACCACGAAGGCGACGACCGCAAGATCACCTTCATCGACACCCCGGGCCACGAGGCGTTCACCGCCATGCGTGCGCGTGGTGCCAAGGTCACCGACATCGCCATCCTGGTGGTCGCAGCGGACGACGGCGTGATGCCGCAGACCGTTGAAGCCCTCAACCACGCCCAGGCGGCCAACGTGCCGATCGTCGTGGCCGTGAACAAGATCGACAAGGAAGGCGCCAACCCGGAGAAGGTCCGCGGCCAGCTGACCGAGTACGGCCTGGTTCCCGAGGAATACGGTGGCGACACCATGTTCGTGGAGGTCTCTGCGCGCCAGAACCTGCACATCGACGAGCTGCTCGAGGCCGTCCTGCTCACCGCGGACGCCGCCCTGGACATGCGCGCCAACCCGAACAAGGACGCCCGCGGTATCGCGATCGAAGCCAACCTGGACAAGGGCCGCGGTGCGGTTGCCACCGTCCTGGTGCAGTCCGGTACCCTGCGCGTCGGCGACACCATCGTGGCAGGCACGGCCCACGGCCGCGTCCGTGCGATGTTCGACGACGACGGCAGCGCCCTGACCGAGGCAGGCCCGTCCCGCCCCGTCCAGGTGCTGGGCCTGTCCAACGTGCCGCGCGCCGGCGACACCTTCTTCGTGACCGCTGACGAGCGCACCGCCCGCCAGATCGCCGAGAAGCGCGAAGCCGCCGACCGCAACGCCGCCCTGGCCAAGCGCCGCAAGCGCATCAGCCTGGAAGACTTCGACCAGGCCGTCGCCGAAGGCAAGATCGACACCCTCAACCTCATCCTCAAGGGTGACGTGTCCGGTGCCGTGGAAGCCCTCGAAGACGCGCTGCTCAAGATCGACGTCGGCGAAGGCGTGCAGCTGCGCGTCATCCACCGCGGTGTGGGTGCCATCACCCAGAACGACGTCAACCTGGCAACGGTCGACTCCGCCGTCATCATCGGCTTCAACGTCAAGCCCGCCGAGCGGGTTGCCGAACTGGCAGACCGCGAAGGCGTGGACATGCGCTTCTACTCCGTCATCTACGCAGCAATCGATGACATCGAGGCAGCGCTCAAGGGCATGCTCAAGCCGGAATACGAAGAAGTCCAGCTCGGCACCGCCGAGGTCCGCGAAGTCTTCCGCTCCTCCAAGTTCGGAAACATCGCCGGCTCGATCGTCCGCTCGGGCATCATCCGACGCAACGCCAAGGCACGCGTCAGCCGCGACGGCAAGATCATCGGTGACAACCTCACCGTGGAGTCGCTCAAGCGCTTCAAGGACGACGCCACCGAGGTCCGTACGGACTTCGAGTGTGGTATCGGTCTTGGGTCGTACAACGACATCACCGAAGGCGACATCATCGAGACCTTCGAGATGCGCGAGAAGCCGCGCGTCTAG
- a CDS encoding YlxR family protein, with protein MTVAEMLSTGNQPERTCIGCRKKGTRSQLLRLVAEGSGSTAVLVDERRRMAGRGAWLHPSESCLALAVKRRAFGRALPGATETTAVERRITSGPNVDAAPVAATPTVQPESGSEI; from the coding sequence ATGACCGTGGCAGAAATGCTTTCCACCGGGAATCAGCCCGAGCGTACCTGCATCGGATGCCGGAAGAAGGGTACGCGGTCGCAGTTGCTCCGGCTCGTCGCCGAAGGCAGCGGGTCAACCGCTGTCCTGGTGGATGAACGACGCCGGATGGCTGGCCGGGGTGCATGGCTGCACCCCAGCGAATCGTGCCTGGCCCTGGCGGTCAAGCGGCGAGCATTCGGACGTGCCCTTCCGGGCGCAACTGAAACAACCGCCGTCGAACGCCGGATCACCTCAGGTCCGAACGTTGACGCCGCCCCGGTGGCTGCAACACCAACCGTCCAACCTGAAAGCGGGTCAGAAATCTGA
- the nusA gene encoding transcription termination factor NusA → MDIDMSALRLLEREREIPLDLLIPTIEQALLVAYHKSPGAFEKARAELDRKSGHVTIWAVEIDDDGAPIGEFEHTPEGFGRIAASTARQIILQRLRDVEDDNVLGEFKGREGELVSGTIQQGNNPHMIQVNLGSLEALLPPPEQVPGEKYIHGNRLRALVIDVHRGTKGPSVTLSRSHPGLVRKLFELEVPEIADHSVEIVALAREAGHRTKIAVKANTPGINAKGACIGEMGSRVRAVMTELNDEKIDIVDYSENPATFIASALSPSRVNSVTITDEATRSARVVVPDYQLSLAIGKEGQNARLAAKLTGWRIDIVSDAAVARDK, encoded by the coding sequence ATGGATATTGACATGAGCGCACTGAGACTTTTGGAGCGTGAGCGTGAAATCCCGCTGGACCTCCTCATCCCCACCATCGAGCAGGCGCTCCTGGTGGCCTACCACAAGTCGCCCGGCGCCTTCGAAAAAGCGCGCGCCGAGCTGGACCGCAAGAGCGGCCACGTGACCATCTGGGCTGTGGAGATTGACGACGACGGCGCCCCCATCGGCGAATTCGAGCACACCCCCGAAGGGTTCGGCCGCATCGCTGCAAGCACCGCGCGCCAGATCATCCTGCAGCGGCTCCGCGACGTTGAGGACGACAACGTCCTGGGCGAGTTCAAGGGCCGCGAAGGCGAGCTGGTGTCCGGCACCATCCAGCAGGGCAACAACCCGCACATGATCCAGGTCAACCTCGGCTCGCTTGAGGCGCTGCTTCCGCCGCCAGAGCAGGTTCCCGGCGAGAAGTACATCCACGGAAACCGCCTGCGCGCCCTGGTCATCGATGTGCACCGCGGCACCAAGGGCCCCTCCGTAACACTGTCCCGGTCACACCCCGGCCTGGTCCGGAAGCTCTTCGAACTCGAAGTCCCGGAAATCGCGGACCACTCCGTGGAGATCGTGGCGCTGGCCCGCGAGGCCGGTCACCGCACCAAGATCGCCGTCAAGGCGAACACCCCGGGAATCAACGCGAAGGGTGCCTGCATTGGCGAGATGGGTTCCCGCGTCCGCGCCGTCATGACCGAGCTGAACGACGAAAAGATCGACATTGTCGACTACAGCGAGAACCCGGCGACCTTCATCGCCAGTGCGTTGTCGCCGTCGCGGGTGAATTCGGTCACCATCACGGACGAGGCCACCCGCTCCGCGCGCGTGGTGGTCCCGGACTACCAGCTGTCCCTGGCCATCGGCAAGGAAGGCCAGAATGCCCGCCTCGCGGCAAAGCTGACCGGGTGGCGCATCGACATTGTCTCCGACGCCGCGGTGGCCCGCGACAAGTAA
- the rimP gene encoding ribosome maturation factor RimP: MSNAEATASPDHTGTGSETAPAHNPEAARLRALLEPAVHANRLYLEDVAIIPGSHRVVHVVVDLPQEETGGVSLDVIADISKVLSDVLDNDPNDDGRPYDLEVSSPGVGRPLTEPRHWHRARGRMVKVNVIQGDNMTGRIKSVDDGGVTLVPEIAVKKGMKPRQGEPVKLPFDRIRNGKVEIEFSHLPEDGLEPEHNGPSEEA; the protein is encoded by the coding sequence GTGAGCAATGCAGAAGCTACGGCTTCACCAGACCACACCGGCACGGGAAGCGAAACCGCACCGGCCCACAACCCCGAAGCTGCGCGGCTCCGGGCCCTCCTGGAACCCGCCGTTCACGCCAACCGCCTGTACCTCGAGGACGTGGCCATCATCCCCGGCTCCCACCGCGTGGTTCACGTCGTGGTGGACCTGCCGCAGGAGGAAACGGGCGGCGTCAGCCTGGACGTCATCGCGGACATCTCCAAGGTTCTTTCGGATGTGCTGGACAACGACCCCAACGATGACGGCCGTCCATATGACCTCGAAGTGTCCTCGCCCGGCGTCGGCCGTCCCCTGACCGAGCCGCGGCACTGGCACCGTGCCCGGGGCCGGATGGTCAAGGTCAACGTCATCCAGGGCGACAACATGACCGGCCGCATCAAATCCGTGGACGATGGGGGAGTCACCCTCGTTCCGGAAATCGCCGTCAAGAAGGGCATGAAGCCCCGGCAGGGCGAACCCGTAAAGCTTCCTTTCGACAGGATCCGCAACGGAAAAGTCGAGATCGAATTCAGCCACCTCCCGGAGGACGGTCTGGAACCTGAACACAATGGACCTTCTGAGGAGGCCTGA
- a CDS encoding DUF4439 domain-containing protein, translated as MKDPLKDPHPRVRAFRFAVFALAALVVLSLGFALIPAEKPAPAEPSSTERARAAALTAAKDLRASGMELASTGAADSSILEPVVTLLTIQARALMGPAPETAPARPAASVPPSSTAGPAGVAGLVQALAGSGTARLKDAETADGGMARLLAGAGTAQLLAAGRLASATGVPVPEGAAAATVVKVPAAATASPCPPPSPAASQEGGVQGTAAGVRQALASAITAEQEAAYGYQAALPRLAPAEAGPASEFLARHRELAAAGEERLRLACGTAVPQQPGYVLDPGFLAAPAAGLGRLEAATLASYGDLVALSQGQDRRWALSALQAAAARALRWGADPGPVPGLALDVGQLPALPAGTGLPAGTGPTPSSTGS; from the coding sequence GTGAAAGACCCCCTCAAGGACCCCCACCCGCGCGTGCGCGCGTTCCGGTTTGCCGTCTTTGCCCTTGCGGCGCTGGTGGTCCTGAGCCTTGGTTTCGCCTTGATTCCCGCGGAAAAGCCGGCTCCCGCCGAGCCTTCCTCTACTGAAAGGGCCAGGGCGGCGGCGCTCACTGCTGCCAAGGACCTGCGTGCTTCCGGGATGGAGCTGGCTTCCACCGGCGCCGCGGATTCCAGCATCCTGGAACCCGTTGTGACCTTGCTGACCATCCAGGCGAGGGCGTTGATGGGCCCTGCGCCGGAAACCGCGCCCGCCAGGCCGGCAGCCTCTGTCCCGCCGTCTTCCACCGCCGGTCCCGCCGGCGTTGCCGGGCTGGTCCAGGCGCTGGCCGGCAGCGGCACCGCCCGGCTCAAGGACGCAGAGACAGCCGACGGCGGCATGGCCCGCCTCCTCGCGGGCGCCGGCACCGCGCAGCTCCTCGCGGCCGGGCGCCTGGCCTCCGCCACAGGAGTACCCGTCCCGGAGGGAGCGGCCGCCGCAACGGTAGTAAAGGTGCCCGCCGCGGCAACTGCTTCCCCGTGCCCCCCGCCTTCCCCGGCTGCCTCCCAGGAGGGCGGAGTCCAGGGCACTGCTGCCGGTGTGCGCCAGGCCCTGGCCAGTGCCATCACCGCGGAGCAGGAGGCTGCCTACGGGTACCAGGCGGCACTCCCCCGCCTCGCTCCCGCCGAGGCCGGGCCGGCATCGGAGTTCCTGGCCCGGCATCGGGAACTGGCCGCCGCCGGGGAGGAACGCCTCAGGCTCGCGTGTGGAACGGCCGTACCCCAGCAACCCGGATATGTCCTGGATCCCGGCTTCCTGGCCGCACCGGCGGCAGGCCTGGGCAGGCTCGAGGCGGCGACGCTCGCCTCCTACGGCGACCTTGTGGCGCTGTCCCAGGGCCAGGACCGGAGGTGGGCGCTGTCAGCGCTGCAGGCCGCCGCGGCAAGGGCGCTCCGCTGGGGCGCTGACCCCGGACCCGTTCCGGGCCTCGCCCTGGACGTTGGCCAACTCCCTGCCCTTCCCGCTGGTACCGGATTACCTGCTGGTACCGGCCCCACGCCGTCGTCCACGGGATCCTGA
- a CDS encoding VIT1/CCC1 transporter family protein, producing the protein MNADDPADVPGSGAAGPELNSHLETEPHGNDIAHRLNWLRAGVLGANDGIVSVAAIVVGVAGATAEPGPILTAGVAGVVGGAVSMALGEYVSVSSQSDSQRALIEKERRELAEEPEAELAELTAIYLAKGLTPETAAKVARELTAHDVLAAHLSAELNIAEEDIVSPWHAAFASAIAFTIGAILPMLAILLPPPGIRVPLTFASVLVALALTGALGAWIGGGSKTRAAVRVVVGGALALVATFLIGNLLGASGVV; encoded by the coding sequence ATGAACGCCGACGATCCAGCCGATGTCCCGGGATCCGGTGCCGCAGGCCCGGAGTTGAACAGCCACCTCGAGACGGAACCGCACGGCAATGACATAGCCCACCGGCTGAACTGGCTGCGCGCCGGCGTCCTCGGCGCGAATGACGGCATTGTCTCCGTGGCCGCCATTGTGGTGGGCGTGGCAGGCGCCACAGCTGAGCCGGGCCCCATCCTCACGGCCGGCGTAGCCGGGGTGGTGGGCGGTGCGGTGTCGATGGCGTTGGGGGAATATGTCTCGGTCAGCAGCCAAAGCGACAGCCAACGGGCCCTGATCGAGAAGGAACGCCGCGAACTGGCGGAAGAACCGGAAGCGGAGCTCGCCGAGCTGACCGCCATTTACCTGGCCAAGGGGCTGACCCCCGAAACCGCGGCCAAGGTGGCCCGGGAACTGACTGCCCACGATGTCCTGGCCGCGCACCTGTCGGCCGAGCTCAACATCGCCGAGGAGGACATCGTCAGCCCCTGGCACGCGGCATTCGCCTCCGCCATTGCCTTTACTATCGGCGCGATCCTGCCAATGCTGGCCATCCTGCTTCCCCCGCCCGGCATCCGGGTCCCGCTGACCTTCGCATCAGTGCTGGTGGCGTTGGCTTTGACGGGCGCCCTGGGGGCATGGATCGGAGGCGGCTCCAAGACCCGGGCAGCTGTGCGCGTAGTGGTGGGCGGCGCGTTGGCGCTCGTGGCAACGTTCCTGATCGGCAACCTGCTGGGCGCTTCGGGTGTTGTCTGA
- a CDS encoding aminoglycoside phosphotransferase family protein, whose translation MARYTRSAAGRAWLDSLPGLLADRLEQWRLDVDLAPGSLPWSGHGGIVVPVRQEDGSPAALKIAFPHDEAKVERHALALWGGHGAVALLASDLESCAMVLERLDAGRSLADVPLEDAAVVWGGLVRQLGVTPDRRPEWREFAHIAARAEQWSDELPADWDQLGRPFPRWLLEAALEVCQTRGAVGRRSAHDLLVHTDLHFLNVLARPGLPPASEAPTAAGYAAIDPQPMIGEPEFAVAPLLWNRLADLPASMAGAALLRRCHDFSSAAGLDPDVARQWAIAREVENALGYAAQGHRGDLARSLWVSSTLAGKTLDGLPDPHWLPEPGQDG comes from the coding sequence ATGGCCCGTTACACGCGCAGCGCGGCGGGACGGGCATGGCTGGACAGTCTTCCGGGGCTGCTGGCTGACCGCCTGGAGCAGTGGCGGCTCGACGTTGACCTGGCGCCCGGCAGCCTGCCCTGGAGCGGACATGGCGGCATCGTGGTGCCGGTGCGGCAGGAAGACGGTTCACCTGCAGCCTTGAAGATCGCTTTCCCCCACGATGAAGCCAAGGTGGAGCGGCATGCGCTGGCGCTTTGGGGCGGCCATGGCGCTGTTGCGTTGCTGGCCTCGGACCTGGAATCATGCGCGATGGTCCTGGAACGCCTTGATGCGGGCCGGTCGCTGGCAGACGTACCGCTGGAAGACGCTGCCGTGGTGTGGGGCGGGCTGGTGCGGCAACTGGGGGTAACTCCGGACCGCCGGCCCGAATGGCGGGAGTTCGCCCACATCGCCGCCCGTGCGGAACAGTGGAGCGACGAGCTGCCGGCGGACTGGGACCAGTTGGGCCGCCCGTTCCCCCGGTGGCTGCTGGAGGCAGCCCTGGAGGTGTGCCAGACGCGCGGGGCGGTGGGCCGCCGGTCCGCGCATGACCTGCTGGTCCACACCGACCTGCATTTCCTGAATGTCCTGGCGCGCCCGGGATTGCCGCCCGCGAGTGAGGCACCGACTGCGGCGGGCTATGCGGCCATCGACCCGCAGCCAATGATTGGCGAGCCCGAGTTCGCCGTGGCTCCGCTGCTGTGGAACCGCCTTGCCGACCTGCCGGCATCCATGGCCGGCGCGGCGCTGCTCCGGCGCTGCCATGACTTCAGCTCCGCTGCCGGCCTGGACCCTGACGTGGCCCGGCAGTGGGCCATCGCCAGGGAGGTGGAAAACGCACTGGGGTACGCCGCGCAGGGCCACAGGGGCGATCTGGCCCGGTCTCTCTGGGTGTCCAGCACCCTGGCTGGCAAAACGCTGGACGGCTTGCCGGATCCCCATTGGCTGCCGGAGCCAGGACAGGACGGGTAG
- a CDS encoding pyridoxal phosphate-dependent decarboxylase family protein codes for MAHGDDGIAAALAAAAGYSQAWLDSLPHRRVGPSRNATELAAVFGGPLPEAGMPAAGVIDFLATQAEPGLMAMPSGRFFGWVIGGTLPAALASDWLVSAWDQNAGLRYATPATAAIEEAAGHWLLDLLGLPSTADVGFVTGATMANFTGMAAARWRLLADAGWDLDRDGLFGAPRIRCFVGRERHDTVDLGLRYLGLGKPTEVDADGQGRLLPAALDAALAAGTGPALVCLQAGNLHSGAFDPFAEAIAVARKHGAWVHIDGAFGLWGAAAPELQHLTRGYEEADSWGTDAHKTLNVPYDCGIAIVRDPSALRAAMGLHASYLVHDAEGPGDPFEKVPELSRRARGVPVWAALKSLGREGVAAQVGGLAGAAAAIAEGMAALDGVEVLNDVAYTQVCLAFGDDDTTRAVTARIIEDGKVWMSGSRWRERDILRVSVSNWHTAGEDVGTAVEAVRSALAAVRNS; via the coding sequence ATGGCACACGGCGATGACGGGATTGCCGCGGCACTGGCAGCCGCCGCAGGGTATTCGCAGGCCTGGCTGGACAGCCTTCCGCACCGCCGCGTGGGACCCAGCCGGAACGCCACTGAGCTTGCCGCAGTGTTCGGCGGGCCGCTGCCCGAAGCGGGGATGCCTGCAGCCGGCGTCATCGACTTCCTGGCCACCCAGGCAGAGCCCGGCCTGATGGCCATGCCCTCCGGCCGGTTCTTCGGCTGGGTGATCGGCGGCACCCTGCCCGCGGCCCTGGCCTCGGACTGGCTGGTCAGCGCCTGGGACCAGAACGCCGGCCTGCGCTACGCCACCCCGGCTACGGCGGCCATCGAGGAAGCCGCCGGACACTGGCTGCTGGACCTGCTGGGCCTCCCCTCCACCGCCGACGTCGGATTCGTCACCGGCGCCACCATGGCAAACTTCACCGGAATGGCCGCCGCCCGCTGGCGGCTGCTCGCCGACGCCGGCTGGGACCTGGACCGCGACGGGCTCTTCGGCGCACCCCGGATCCGGTGCTTCGTGGGACGGGAACGGCACGACACCGTAGACCTCGGCCTGCGCTACCTGGGCCTCGGAAAACCAACGGAAGTGGACGCCGACGGGCAGGGCCGCCTGCTCCCCGCCGCCCTGGACGCCGCGCTTGCCGCCGGCACCGGTCCCGCCCTGGTGTGCCTCCAGGCGGGCAACCTGCACTCAGGCGCCTTCGACCCCTTTGCCGAGGCGATCGCCGTCGCCCGCAAACACGGCGCGTGGGTGCACATCGACGGCGCATTCGGCCTCTGGGGCGCCGCCGCACCGGAACTGCAGCACCTCACCCGGGGCTATGAAGAGGCTGACTCCTGGGGCACCGATGCCCACAAGACCCTCAACGTTCCCTACGACTGCGGCATCGCCATTGTCCGCGACCCTTCAGCACTGCGGGCCGCGATGGGACTGCACGCGAGCTACCTGGTGCACGACGCGGAAGGCCCGGGCGATCCGTTCGAGAAGGTCCCGGAACTCTCGCGCCGGGCCCGGGGAGTACCCGTGTGGGCCGCGCTGAAAAGCCTGGGCCGCGAGGGCGTGGCCGCCCAGGTGGGCGGTCTTGCAGGTGCCGCCGCGGCCATCGCGGAGGGGATGGCCGCCCTGGACGGCGTGGAGGTGCTCAACGACGTCGCCTACACCCAGGTGTGCCTGGCTTTCGGCGACGACGACACCACCCGCGCGGTCACGGCCCGCATCATCGAGGACGGGAAGGTGTGGATGTCCGGCTCACGCTGGAGGGAGCGGGACATCCTTCGGGTTTCGGTGAGCAACTGGCATACGGCGGGAGAGGACGTGGGCACCGCCGTCGAGGCCGTGCGGTCAGCCCTGGCCGCAGTGCGGAACTCCTGA
- a CDS encoding sulfite exporter TauE/SafE family protein yields MISGFESIQLTTIILIVVAGFAAGWVDAVVGGGGLIQLPALLLVPGIAPVQALATNKMGSIFGTATSAVTYYRRVGPDLRTAVPMAVIALAGSFGGASLAATLPAGVFKPIIVVALVAVALFTALRPSVGELTALRHEGHKHYVVACLIGAVIGFYDGLIGPGTGSFLVIALVSAMGYAFLEASAKAKIVNMATNAGALLFFLPHGSILWGIGLLLGGANMAGGYLGARTAVKQGSKFVRVVFLVVVAALIVKLGYDVWQENFS; encoded by the coding sequence GTGATCTCCGGCTTCGAATCGATCCAGCTCACCACCATCATCCTGATCGTGGTGGCTGGATTCGCAGCCGGCTGGGTGGATGCGGTGGTGGGAGGCGGAGGACTCATCCAGCTTCCGGCGCTGCTCCTGGTTCCCGGCATCGCGCCGGTCCAGGCGCTGGCCACCAACAAGATGGGCTCCATCTTCGGTACCGCCACCAGTGCCGTCACGTACTACCGGCGGGTGGGCCCCGACCTTCGGACTGCGGTGCCCATGGCCGTGATAGCCCTGGCAGGCAGCTTTGGCGGGGCAAGCCTGGCCGCCACCCTGCCGGCCGGGGTGTTCAAGCCCATCATCGTGGTGGCCCTGGTCGCCGTCGCGCTTTTCACGGCCCTGAGGCCCAGCGTGGGCGAGCTGACGGCGCTGCGCCACGAAGGTCACAAGCACTACGTCGTGGCCTGCCTTATCGGTGCCGTGATCGGCTTTTATGACGGACTTATCGGCCCGGGGACAGGCTCCTTCCTGGTCATCGCTCTGGTGTCCGCCATGGGCTACGCCTTCCTGGAAGCAAGCGCCAAGGCCAAGATCGTCAACATGGCCACCAATGCCGGCGCCCTGTTGTTCTTCCTGCCGCACGGGTCCATCCTGTGGGGGATCGGCCTGCTGCTCGGCGGAGCCAACATGGCCGGGGGCTACCTCGGCGCCCGCACTGCCGTAAAGCAGGGCAGCAAGTTCGTCCGGGTTGTCTTCCTGGTGGTCGTGGCGGCCCTGATCGTCAAGCTGGGCTACGACGTTTGGCAGGAAAACTTCTCCTGA